The Actinocatenispora sera genome has a window encoding:
- a CDS encoding DNA polymerase IV gives MGRNQLQPGEGPGGADGFGPDADDTGCPILHVDMDAFFASVEVHRCPELRGRPVVVGGVAGRGVVSSASYEARRFGVHSAMPTARARRLCPAAIFLPPDFAAYRAASDAVMKIFAQTTPLVEPLSLDEAFLDVSGARRLLGSPAQVARQIRARVVGELGLTCSVGVAPTKFVAKLASSRAKPDGLLVVPADRVVAYLHRLPVGALWGVGERTEQALRRLGVTTVADIAHSRPETLVSALGPAVGSHLYELAWGRDPRAVTPHTPEKSVGAETTFETDIADPEKIRRVLLELAGRCATRARRAGVTGRTVSIKVRFADFRTITRSRTLPDPTDVAREMFETGWSLFDALGTREQVRLIGLRLEGLQDEAAPRQLVLGEREHGWRDAERAVDAATERFGAAAVRPASLLSPGQRAAEARYRDESPS, from the coding sequence ATGGGTCGCAACCAGTTGCAGCCGGGGGAGGGGCCGGGCGGGGCGGACGGGTTCGGTCCGGACGCCGACGACACCGGCTGCCCGATCCTGCACGTGGACATGGACGCGTTCTTCGCGTCCGTGGAGGTGCACCGCTGCCCCGAGCTGCGCGGCCGGCCGGTCGTGGTCGGCGGGGTGGCCGGCCGCGGGGTGGTCAGCTCGGCGAGCTACGAGGCGCGCCGGTTCGGCGTGCACTCGGCCATGCCGACCGCCCGGGCCCGGCGGCTGTGTCCGGCGGCGATCTTCCTGCCGCCCGACTTCGCCGCCTACCGGGCCGCCTCCGATGCGGTGATGAAGATCTTCGCGCAGACCACCCCGCTGGTCGAACCGCTGTCGCTGGACGAGGCGTTTCTCGACGTGTCCGGCGCCCGGCGGCTGCTCGGCAGCCCGGCGCAGGTGGCGCGGCAGATCCGTGCCCGGGTCGTCGGCGAGCTCGGCCTGACGTGCTCGGTGGGGGTCGCGCCGACCAAGTTCGTCGCGAAACTGGCGTCCTCGCGCGCCAAACCGGACGGGTTGCTGGTGGTGCCGGCCGACCGGGTCGTCGCCTACCTGCACCGGCTGCCGGTGGGGGCGCTGTGGGGGGTGGGGGAGCGCACCGAGCAGGCGCTGCGCCGGCTCGGCGTGACCACCGTCGCCGACATCGCGCACAGCCGGCCCGAGACGCTGGTGAGCGCGCTGGGCCCCGCGGTGGGCAGCCATCTGTACGAGTTGGCCTGGGGGCGCGATCCGCGCGCGGTCACCCCGCACACTCCGGAGAAGTCGGTCGGGGCCGAGACCACGTTCGAGACCGACATCGCCGACCCGGAGAAGATCCGGCGGGTGCTGCTGGAGCTGGCCGGGCGCTGCGCCACCCGCGCCCGCCGCGCCGGCGTCACCGGCCGTACGGTCAGCATCAAGGTGCGGTTCGCCGACTTTCGCACCATCACCCGCTCGCGCACCCTGCCCGACCCCACCGACGTGGCGCGGGAGATGTTCGAGACCGGCTGGTCGCTGTTCGACGCGCTCGGCACCCGGGAGCAGGTCCGACTGATCGGGCTGCGGCTGGAAGGGCTGCAGGACGAGGCGGCGCCGCGGCAGCTGGTGCTGGGCGAGCGCGAGCACGGCTGGCGCGACGCGGAGCGCGCCGTCGACGCCGCCACGGAGCGATTCGGTGCCGCCGCGGTGCGGCCGGCGTCGCTGCTGTCACCCGGGCAGCGCGCCGCTGAGGCCAGATACCGGGATGAATCACCCAGTTGA
- a CDS encoding alpha-N-acetylglucosaminidase has translation MVRRRSVLTAAVGAGVAAGLAATPAAAEAAPSFAAADAALRRLLGSRYADQIELRRLAGSADRYRVDGADGHLVVAATSGATALAGVRRYLGTLSAGIWWTADNLALPRRLPAPVGAIEATAMVPHRFAGNDTYEGYTDPDAGFAAWRRDLDVLAAHGFNEVLVGLGTDAVYLETLQAFGYSATEVLDWIPGPAHQPWWLLQNMSGFAGPMSQGLVRRRAALAAQVLDHVRSLGMTPVLPGYFGTVPPDFAARNPAARVVPQGRWCGFDRPGWLDPRGDVFADVAAAFYANQTRRFGATSMYKMDLLHEGGSAGDVPVGAASAAVERALRRAHPGATWVILGWQNNPLAATVAAVDRSKMLIVDGLAERSGAVDRETDWSNTPYAFGTIYNYGGKSTLGGAAATWVDKYHRWRGKPNGALAGIALMPEANRTSDANLDLFGALGWCTGRIDLSRYYADYARRRYGAADRHAEAAWAALRDTAYAIPGDSAEPQDGLFGAQPSLTATSGAAWSPGTVEYDPTAFDAALPALLRVAPRLRTGAAYRADLVDVARQTIDNHGRALLPQLYQAYADADLVVFDQLAAAWLALLDLLGDLVSTRPELLLGPRLASARAAGGDRAEADRLEFDQRSLLTVWGDRAASVGGGLRDYANREWDGLVRDVYRPRWARYLAAVRTAIVTDTPIAGHDWFADADRWARQHNRYRQHPVGDEYRQALRTHRALTGPRHIHVQLRAG, from the coding sequence ATGGTGCGACGCAGGAGCGTGCTCACCGCGGCGGTCGGTGCCGGCGTGGCCGCCGGGCTGGCCGCGACGCCCGCGGCGGCGGAGGCGGCACCGTCGTTCGCGGCGGCCGACGCGGCGCTGCGCCGGCTGCTCGGCTCCCGGTACGCCGACCAGATCGAGCTGCGCCGCCTCGCCGGCAGCGCCGACCGGTACCGGGTGGACGGGGCCGACGGGCACCTGGTGGTCGCGGCGACCAGCGGCGCGACCGCGCTCGCCGGCGTGCGGCGCTACCTCGGCACGCTGTCCGCGGGAATCTGGTGGACGGCCGACAACCTGGCGCTGCCGCGCCGGCTGCCGGCGCCGGTCGGCGCGATCGAGGCGACCGCGATGGTGCCGCACCGGTTCGCCGGCAACGACACGTACGAGGGGTACACCGATCCGGACGCCGGGTTCGCGGCCTGGCGGCGCGACCTGGACGTGCTCGCCGCGCACGGCTTCAACGAGGTACTGGTCGGGCTCGGCACCGACGCGGTCTACCTGGAGACGCTGCAGGCGTTCGGCTACTCCGCGACCGAGGTGCTGGACTGGATCCCCGGCCCGGCGCACCAGCCGTGGTGGCTGTTGCAGAACATGTCCGGCTTCGCCGGCCCGATGTCGCAGGGCCTGGTGCGGCGGCGGGCGGCGCTTGCTGCCCAGGTGCTCGACCACGTCCGGTCGCTCGGCATGACGCCGGTGCTGCCCGGCTACTTCGGCACGGTGCCGCCGGACTTCGCCGCCCGCAACCCGGCTGCCCGGGTGGTACCGCAGGGGCGGTGGTGCGGCTTCGACCGGCCCGGCTGGCTGGACCCGCGCGGCGACGTCTTCGCCGACGTCGCGGCGGCGTTCTACGCCAACCAGACCCGCCGCTTCGGCGCCACCTCGATGTACAAGATGGATCTGCTGCACGAGGGCGGCAGTGCCGGCGACGTGCCTGTCGGGGCCGCGTCGGCGGCGGTGGAGCGGGCGCTGCGGCGGGCGCATCCGGGCGCGACCTGGGTGATCCTGGGCTGGCAGAACAACCCGCTGGCGGCCACGGTCGCCGCGGTGGACCGGTCGAAGATGCTGATCGTGGACGGGCTCGCGGAGCGGTCCGGCGCCGTCGACCGGGAGACGGACTGGTCGAACACGCCGTACGCGTTCGGCACCATCTACAACTACGGCGGCAAGTCGACGCTGGGCGGCGCCGCGGCGACCTGGGTGGACAAGTACCACCGCTGGCGCGGCAAGCCGAACGGCGCGCTGGCCGGCATCGCGCTGATGCCGGAGGCCAACCGCACCTCGGATGCGAACCTCGACCTGTTCGGCGCCCTGGGCTGGTGCACCGGCCGGATCGATCTGTCGAGGTACTACGCCGACTACGCGCGGCGCCGCTACGGTGCCGCCGACCGGCACGCCGAGGCGGCCTGGGCCGCGCTGCGCGACACCGCGTACGCGATCCCCGGGGACAGCGCCGAGCCGCAGGACGGCCTGTTCGGCGCGCAGCCGAGCCTGACCGCCACCTCCGGCGCGGCCTGGTCGCCGGGCACCGTCGAGTACGACCCGACCGCGTTCGACGCGGCGCTGCCGGCGCTGCTGCGAGTCGCACCGCGGCTGCGCACCGGGGCGGCGTACCGGGCGGACCTGGTCGACGTGGCCCGGCAGACCATCGACAACCACGGGCGGGCGCTGCTCCCGCAGCTGTACCAGGCGTACGCCGACGCCGACCTGGTGGTGTTCGACCAGCTCGCCGCGGCCTGGCTGGCGCTGCTGGACCTGCTCGGCGACCTGGTGTCGACGCGGCCGGAGCTGCTGCTCGGGCCGCGGCTGGCGAGCGCCCGGGCGGCCGGCGGTGATCGGGCCGAGGCGGACCGGCTGGAGTTCGACCAGCGCAGCCTGCTCACCGTGTGGGGCGACCGGGCCGCGTCGGTCGGCGGCGGCCTGCGCGACTACGCCAACCGGGAGTGGGACGGGCTGGTGCGCGACGTGTACCGGCCGCGGTGGGCGCGCTACCTGGCCGCGGTGCGTACCGCGATCGTCACCGACACCCCGATCGCCGGGCACGACTGGTTCGCCGACGCCGACCGCTGGGCCCGGCAGCACAACCGGTACCGGCAGCACCCGGTCGGCGACGAGTACCGGCAGGCGCTGCGCACCCACCGGGCCCTCACCGGGCCACGCCACATCCACGTCCAGCTGCGCGCCGGCTGA
- a CDS encoding DUF3040 domain-containing protein — translation MPLSEHEQRLFEEIERSLADDPKFASAVRANDPRHHARRRLVVAGIILVVGLGVLVAGAMLHSTLLGVIGFVIMLAGPAFALQSRRRTGSRRGHLRVVGGSSRRPRRSTTSLRRGGSWLDRLEDRWRNRPEGHR, via the coding sequence GTGCCGCTCTCGGAGCACGAGCAGCGACTGTTCGAGGAGATCGAGCGGTCGCTGGCTGACGACCCCAAGTTCGCTTCGGCCGTGCGCGCGAACGACCCGCGACATCACGCGCGCCGTCGCTTGGTGGTCGCCGGGATCATCCTCGTCGTGGGGTTGGGAGTGCTGGTCGCCGGCGCGATGCTGCACAGCACGCTGCTCGGCGTGATCGGTTTCGTGATCATGCTGGCGGGCCCGGCGTTCGCGCTGCAGTCGCGCCGGCGCACCGGGAGCCGCCGCGGCCACCTGCGCGTCGTCGGTGGTTCGAGCCGCCGGCCCCGCCGCTCGACCACGTCACTGCGGCGCGGCGGGTCGTGGCTGGACCGGCTCGAAGACCGCTGGCGCAACCGCCCGGAGGGCCACCGCTGA
- a CDS encoding cytochrome P450: protein MATTRALPGPRGSALAGNERAYQHDRIGFLQRCQQQYGDVFRLDAGTVVVCDPDRARRILVDPQHRFRAEGMLLSGARPGGRAPLADWPAARDAAARELTTPMLAAHAGRLVETFPHALATLAERTLPGVSALQRLSAIAVADFCLGRPGWPDAELSGAIAESALALVAVLDSGLQLPRWIPDPRRRRLRAADRSLSAALTRAVTERLDQPPPESPGDLLDQVRASDAGRTATSRALLTTLAGMHAVPGTALCWLVATLAEHPETCQRIRCEAVDGLAEVAETAQPDRLAYTAATVREVLRLYPPTWLVSRQVAEPVEVAGWRLEPGEQVLISPYLMHRDPRRWDEPDRFRPERFLALGAHGHAYLPFGAGPGSRLSARLGMLQLTLLTALIARDYTPAVRPLPVAPRFATLLIPTELRFRLLPPDPEESTVDN from the coding sequence GTGGCGACGACACGAGCCCTGCCGGGGCCGAGGGGCAGCGCGCTGGCCGGCAACGAACGCGCCTACCAGCACGACCGGATCGGCTTCCTGCAACGCTGCCAGCAGCAGTACGGCGACGTGTTCCGGCTCGACGCCGGCACCGTGGTGGTGTGCGACCCGGACCGGGCGCGGCGGATCCTGGTCGACCCGCAGCACCGGTTCCGGGCCGAGGGGATGCTGCTGTCCGGCGCCAGGCCGGGCGGCCGGGCACCGCTCGCCGACTGGCCGGCGGCCCGCGACGCGGCCGCCCGGGAGCTGACCACGCCGATGCTCGCCGCGCACGCCGGCCGGCTGGTCGAAACGTTCCCGCACGCGCTCGCCACGCTCGCCGAGCGCACCCTGCCCGGGGTGTCGGCACTGCAACGGCTGTCCGCGATCGCGGTCGCCGACTTCTGCCTGGGCCGGCCCGGCTGGCCGGACGCCGAGCTGTCCGGCGCGATCGCCGAGTCGGCGCTGGCACTGGTCGCGGTGCTCGACTCGGGCCTGCAGCTGCCGCGCTGGATACCGGACCCGCGGCGGCGCCGGCTGCGCGCGGCCGATCGGTCGCTGTCCGCGGCGCTGACCCGCGCGGTGACCGAACGGCTCGACCAGCCGCCGCCGGAGTCGCCCGGTGACCTGCTCGACCAGGTACGCGCCTCCGACGCCGGCCGCACCGCCACCAGCCGAGCGCTGCTGACCACGCTGGCCGGCATGCACGCGGTACCGGGAACCGCGCTGTGCTGGCTGGTCGCCACGCTCGCCGAACACCCGGAGACCTGCCAGCGGATCCGGTGCGAGGCGGTCGACGGGCTGGCCGAGGTGGCCGAGACCGCGCAACCGGACCGGCTCGCCTACACCGCCGCGACGGTACGGGAGGTGCTGCGGCTCTACCCGCCGACCTGGCTGGTGTCGCGGCAGGTGGCCGAGCCGGTGGAGGTGGCGGGCTGGCGGCTGGAGCCGGGCGAGCAGGTACTGATCAGCCCGTACCTGATGCATCGCGACCCGCGCCGCTGGGACGAGCCGGACCGGTTTCGCCCGGAGCGGTTCCTCGCGCTCGGCGCGCACGGTCACGCATACCTGCCGTTCGGCGCCGGACCGGGCAGCCGCCTGAGCGCCCGGCTGGGCATGCTGCAGCTGACCCTGCTCACCGCGCTGATCGCCCGCGACTACACCCCGGCGGTACGGCCGCTGCCGGTGGCGCCGCGGTTCGCCACCCTGCTGATCCCCACCGAGCTGCGCTTCCGGCTGCTCCCACCGGACCCCGAAGAGTCCACAGTGGACAACTAG
- a CDS encoding winged helix-turn-helix transcriptional regulator: MNQNGCETFVSDCQVRAAVELIDHTWDPVVLSALRRGPTRRSALLERIAGVSDKALTESLRRLTSRGLVARVANDSRRDAARYQLTALGESFAGGPLAQLAGWAAEHQEELSATS, from the coding sequence GTGAACCAGAACGGCTGCGAGACCTTCGTCTCGGACTGCCAGGTACGAGCCGCGGTCGAACTCATCGACCACACGTGGGACCCGGTGGTCCTGTCCGCGCTGCGCCGGGGACCGACCCGGCGCAGCGCCCTGCTGGAGCGCATCGCCGGGGTCAGCGACAAGGCGCTGACCGAGTCCCTCCGGCGGCTGACCTCCCGCGGCCTGGTGGCGCGGGTGGCGAACGACTCGCGACGGGACGCGGCCCGCTACCAGCTCACCGCGCTGGGGGAGTCCTTCGCCGGCGGGCCACTGGCCCAGCTCGCCGGGTGGGCGGCCGAACACCAGGAGGAGCTGTCCGCGACGTCCTGA
- a CDS encoding NADPH-dependent F420 reductase, which produces MQIGMLGTGNLAVALSRAWSTAGHSIVVTGRDPGRVVAAAEQIGTTATSALPGRFATRVDVVVVAIAWDGLEPALRLVGGPEGALAGKTVVDCTNPVDYATGRLLPETGSAAELVARVAAGAHVVKALHLFAGASWPFTGEADASPIVALCGDDAEPLDRVASLVADLGARSAALGGLAAARQVEEAAGFVTRVVAAGANPRWAVPDVDPALLRAAAADR; this is translated from the coding sequence GTGCAGATCGGAATGTTGGGGACCGGGAACCTTGCGGTCGCACTGAGTCGGGCGTGGTCGACCGCCGGGCACTCGATCGTGGTCACCGGCCGGGACCCGGGCCGGGTGGTGGCCGCCGCGGAGCAGATCGGGACGACCGCGACATCGGCCCTTCCGGGACGGTTCGCCACCCGGGTCGATGTCGTCGTCGTGGCGATCGCCTGGGACGGGCTGGAGCCGGCGCTGCGGCTCGTCGGCGGCCCCGAGGGGGCGCTGGCGGGCAAGACGGTCGTCGACTGCACCAATCCGGTGGACTACGCGACCGGACGCCTGCTTCCGGAGACCGGCTCGGCCGCCGAACTCGTCGCCCGGGTCGCGGCCGGCGCCCACGTGGTGAAGGCGCTGCACCTGTTCGCCGGGGCGTCGTGGCCCTTCACCGGCGAGGCCGACGCGTCCCCGATCGTCGCGCTCTGCGGCGACGACGCCGAGCCGCTCGACCGGGTCGCCTCGCTGGTCGCGGACCTGGGCGCGCGATCCGCGGCGCTCGGCGGGCTCGCCGCCGCCCGGCAGGTCGAGGAGGCCGCCGGCTTCGTGACGCGGGTCGTCGCCGCCGGCGCCAACCCGCGCTGGGCGGTTCCGGACGTGGACCCGGCCCTCCTCCGCGCGGCAGCCGCCGACCGCTGA
- a CDS encoding alkaline phosphatase family protein, producing MPTPTDPGPFVTPRYGERSLTDLLGSAYATVAGGGACRDGSAGGAGGGEGDGAVDPLGLSAVLPGIRRIVVLLADGLGAHLLPLAAPVAPTLAAATALPPLTCGFPSTTPTGLVSLGVGAPPGRHGVIGFTVRLPGTDRLFTHIRWDADVDPRRWQPLASCFDRGRAAGIPGWVVGSPSFATSGLTDAAYRGADYLSARGTDQFVAAVTSALAAADRGVIFVYRPEIDHAGHLSGPGSAPWLAAVAAVDEVVAGIAAVLPADAALVVTADHGMVRVGDADRIDLDTDPDLLRGTRVIAGEGRARYVHTEPGAAADVLAAWRELLAGRAEVVSRDEAIAAGWYGPTTPAAAERIGDVVAVCRGRSVLVRTRAEPTESSFLGYHGSLTAAEMAVPLLLVRPGN from the coding sequence ATGCCGACACCCACTGACCCGGGCCCCTTCGTCACCCCGCGGTACGGCGAGCGCAGCCTCACCGACCTGCTCGGCTCGGCGTACGCGACGGTCGCCGGCGGCGGGGCCTGCCGCGACGGAAGCGCCGGCGGTGCCGGCGGCGGCGAAGGGGACGGCGCGGTCGACCCGCTCGGGTTGTCCGCGGTGCTGCCGGGGATCCGCCGGATCGTGGTACTGCTGGCCGACGGCCTCGGCGCGCACCTGTTGCCGCTCGCCGCGCCGGTCGCGCCGACGCTCGCCGCCGCCACCGCGCTGCCCCCGCTGACCTGCGGTTTCCCGTCCACGACGCCGACCGGCCTGGTGTCGCTGGGGGTCGGCGCGCCGCCCGGCCGGCACGGCGTGATCGGCTTCACGGTGCGGCTGCCCGGCACCGACCGGCTGTTCACCCACATCCGCTGGGACGCCGATGTCGACCCGCGCCGCTGGCAGCCGCTGGCCAGCTGCTTCGACCGCGGCCGCGCCGCCGGCATACCAGGCTGGGTGGTCGGCTCGCCGTCGTTCGCGACCAGCGGCCTCACCGACGCCGCGTACCGGGGCGCCGACTACCTGAGCGCCCGCGGCACCGACCAGTTCGTCGCGGCGGTGACCAGCGCGCTGGCGGCCGCCGACCGCGGCGTGATCTTCGTGTACCGGCCGGAGATCGACCACGCCGGCCACCTGTCCGGCCCGGGGTCGGCGCCGTGGCTGGCCGCGGTCGCCGCCGTCGACGAGGTCGTCGCCGGCATCGCCGCGGTGCTGCCGGCCGACGCCGCGCTGGTGGTGACCGCCGACCACGGCATGGTCCGGGTCGGCGACGCGGACCGGATCGACCTGGACACCGACCCGGACCTGCTCCGCGGTACCCGGGTGATCGCCGGGGAGGGCCGCGCCCGGTACGTGCACACCGAGCCCGGCGCCGCCGCCGACGTCCTGGCCGCCTGGCGCGAGCTGCTCGCCGGGCGTGCCGAGGTCGTCTCGCGGGACGAGGCGATCGCCGCGGGCTGGTACGGCCCGACCACGCCGGCCGCCGCCGAGCGCATCGGCGACGTGGTCGCCGTCTGCCGCGGTCGGTCGGTGCTGGTCCGTACCCGGGCGGAACCGACCGAGTCGAGCTTCCTCGGCTACCACGGTTCGCTGACCGCCGCGGAGATGGCCGTCCCGCTCCTGCTCGTCCGCCCCGGCAACTGA
- a CDS encoding NAD(P)-binding domain-containing protein, with translation MSYREIDAVVIGAGQAGLSTAYHLRRDGVGFVLLDHADGPGGAWRYRWDSLVLGRTHRIHDLPGMPLPPADPDTPASRVVAGYFGAYERRFELPVRRPVDVRSVRRGNDRLLVDTSAGGWAARAVVNATGTWERPYWPAYPGRASFTGRQLHTADYRSADEFAGRHVVVVGGGASATQLLAEISLVTSTTWVTRRPPVFRDEPFGEDLGRAAVAEVDRRVRAGLPPGSVVSATGLVPDERVRAAMRRGALHRLPMFDRITPTGIAWDEPVEGRRELATDVILWCTGFRPVLSHLAPLRLREPGGGIRVENTRAVAEPRLFLVGYGPSASTIGANRAGRVAARGVRALLPAPATAAA, from the coding sequence GTGAGCTACCGAGAGATCGACGCGGTGGTGATCGGCGCCGGCCAGGCCGGCCTCTCGACCGCCTACCACCTGCGCCGCGACGGGGTCGGGTTCGTGCTGCTCGACCACGCCGACGGGCCGGGCGGCGCCTGGCGGTACCGGTGGGACTCGCTGGTGCTCGGCCGCACCCACCGCATCCACGACCTGCCCGGCATGCCGCTGCCGCCCGCCGACCCCGACACGCCCGCCTCCCGCGTGGTGGCCGGCTACTTCGGCGCCTACGAGCGCCGCTTCGAGCTGCCGGTGCGCCGGCCGGTCGACGTGCGCTCGGTGCGCCGCGGCAACGACCGGCTGCTGGTCGACACGTCCGCGGGCGGCTGGGCGGCGCGCGCCGTGGTGAACGCCACGGGTACCTGGGAGCGGCCGTACTGGCCGGCCTACCCGGGCCGGGCGAGCTTCACCGGCCGGCAGCTGCACACCGCCGACTACCGCAGCGCCGACGAGTTCGCCGGCCGGCACGTGGTGGTGGTCGGCGGCGGCGCGTCGGCGACCCAGCTGCTCGCCGAGATCTCCCTGGTCACCAGTACGACCTGGGTGACCCGCCGCCCGCCGGTGTTTCGCGACGAGCCGTTCGGTGAGGACCTCGGCCGGGCCGCGGTCGCCGAGGTGGACCGCCGGGTACGGGCCGGGCTGCCGCCGGGCAGTGTCGTGTCGGCGACCGGGCTGGTACCCGACGAGCGGGTCCGGGCCGCGATGCGGCGCGGCGCCCTGCACCGGCTGCCGATGTTCGACCGGATCACCCCGACCGGAATCGCCTGGGATGAGCCGGTCGAGGGGCGCCGCGAGCTCGCCACCGACGTGATCTTGTGGTGCACCGGCTTCCGACCGGTGCTGAGCCACCTCGCCCCGCTGCGGCTGCGCGAGCCGGGCGGCGGCATCCGGGTCGAGAACACCCGGGCGGTGGCCGAACCCCGGCTGTTCCTGGTCGGGTACGGTCCGTCCGCGTCGACCATCGGCGCGAACCGGGCCGGCCGGGTCGCCGCCCGCGGTGTCCGCGCCCTGCTACCGGCCCCGGCCACCGCCGCCGCCTGA
- a CDS encoding methyltransferase domain-containing protein: protein MTVERSRVQSTPRTAVVWQVLRAELAARDGEPLSVVDVGGGTGGFAVPLAAAGHHVTIVDASPDALAALSRRAADAGVADRITGLQGDAGDLPSLVAAGSVDLVLCHSLLEVVDAPEWVAAALAGALRPGGAVSVLVANRAAAVLSRAVGGHLAAAAALLRDPDGSTGVRDTLQRRFDTASATALLSGAGLVVERVHGVRVVADLVPGALLDAEPGATEALAAFELAVAGQAPYREIATQLHLLARRPAGHADTH, encoded by the coding sequence GTGACCGTGGAACGCAGCCGGGTGCAGTCGACGCCACGCACGGCGGTGGTGTGGCAGGTGCTGCGCGCCGAGTTGGCCGCCCGGGACGGCGAGCCGCTGTCGGTGGTCGACGTCGGCGGCGGTACCGGCGGGTTCGCGGTGCCGCTCGCGGCGGCCGGCCACCACGTCACCATCGTCGACGCGAGCCCCGACGCGCTCGCCGCGCTGAGCCGCCGGGCCGCCGACGCGGGCGTCGCGGACCGGATCACCGGGCTGCAGGGCGACGCCGGTGACCTGCCGTCGCTGGTGGCGGCCGGCAGCGTCGACCTGGTGCTGTGCCACAGCCTGCTGGAGGTGGTGGACGCGCCCGAGTGGGTCGCCGCCGCGCTCGCCGGGGCGCTGCGGCCGGGCGGGGCAGTCAGCGTGCTGGTCGCGAACCGGGCCGCCGCGGTGCTGTCCCGCGCGGTCGGCGGTCACCTCGCCGCGGCGGCCGCGCTGCTGCGCGACCCGGACGGCAGCACCGGCGTCCGAGACACCCTGCAGCGCCGGTTCGACACCGCGTCGGCGACCGCGCTGCTGTCCGGCGCCGGCCTGGTCGTCGAGCGGGTACACGGCGTGCGGGTGGTCGCAGATCTGGTGCCGGGCGCGCTGCTGGACGCCGAGCCGGGCGCCACCGAGGCGCTCGCCGCCTTCGAGCTCGCGGTCGCCGGGCAGGCGCCGTACCGGGAGATCGCCACCCAGCTGCACCTGCTCGCCCGCCGCCCGGCCGGCCATGCCGACACCCACTGA